TGGTTAGGGGGTTCTGATGTTTTATCGTTATCGCTTATACAACATAACACGGGATAAAGCAGATCTCACACAGGATATGGTACAGCAGCTGGTTACATGGTTAGGGGTTCTGATGTTTTATCGTTAGCGCTTATACAACATAACACGGATAAAGCGGATCTCACACAGGATATGGTACAGCAGCTGTTTATATGGTTAAAGGGTTCTGATGTTTTATCGTTAGCGCTTATACAACATAACACGGGATAAAGCGGATCTCACACAGGATATGGTACAGCAGCTGTTTATATGGTTAAAGGGTTCTGATGTTTTATCGTTAGCGCTTATACAACATCACACGGGATAAAGCGGATCTCACACAGGATATGGTACAGCAGCTGTTTATATGGTTAAAGGGTTCTGATGTTTTATCGTTAGCGCTTATACAACATAACACAGGATAAAGCGGATCTCACACAGGATATGGTACAGCAGCTGTTTATATGGTTAAAGGGTTCTGATGTTTTATCGTTAGCGCTTATACAACATAACACGGGATAAAGCGGATCTCACACAGGATATGGTACAGCAGGGTTCTGATGTTTTACATCaacaatgttctaaaaaaaaaagtattttcagaGTTCCCAGGAACACGTGAACtgcagttaaccctttatgaacTGGCCTCATTTGCGGACACTGAAGCTGGCGTATTCCAGGCTCACAATCTGCCTTTCATTTTGGAATTGTGCTTTTGTTATGCGCGACTTGGGACTCCCTTTTGTCTGTAACCAGAGCTGCATCTCCTGCACACAGCTGCTGGGGCCCTGTAGCTGGCCCTTTACTGTTCCTGTGTCCGTGTTCTGCACCCAGCCCACCAGACCCAGGCGCTTGCCCTCTGcctaaaaacagaaaaaagaacagGTGAGACCATCTGGGCGGGAACAAAAAGGCTGCATAGCTGACAAACATCACAAAACAGCAACAATCAGAAAGTCCCACACCAAACCAATACCCTGTATATGCTCAGCCCTCATCATACTGTAAACAAGCAGAAAGTCCCACAACAAACCAATACCCTGTATATGCTCAGCCCTCATCATACAGTATATAAGCAGAAAGTACCAGACCATACCAATACCCTGTATATGCTCTGCCCTTATCATACTGTATACAAGCAGAAAGTACCACACCATACCAATACCCTGTATATGCTCAGCCCCCATCATACTGTATACAAGCAGAAAGTCCCACACCAAACCAATACCCTGAATATGCTCAGCCCTAATCATACTGTATACAAGCAGAAAGTCCCACACCAAACCAATACCCTGTATATGCTCAGCCCCCATCATACTGTATACAAGCAGAAAGTCCCACACCAAAACAATACCCTGTATATGCTCAGCCATCATACTGTATACAAGCAGAAAGTCCCACACCAAACCAATACCCTGTATATGCTCAGCCCTAATCATACTGTATACAAGCAGAAAGTCCCACACCAAACCAATACCCTGCATATGCTCAGCCCTCATCATACTGTATACAAGCAGAAAGTCCCACACCAAACCAATACCCTGTATATGCTCAGCCCTAATCATACTGTATACAAGCAGAAAGTCCCACACCAAACCAATACCCTGTATATGCTCAGCCCCCATCATACTGTATACAAGCAGAAAGTCCTATACCAAACCAATACCCTGTATATGCTCAGCCCTCATCATACTGTATACAAGCAGAAAGTCCCATACCAAACCAATACCCTGTATATGCTCAGCCCCCATCATACTGTATACAAGCAGAGAGTCCCACACCAAACCAATACCCTGTATATGCTCAGCCCTCATCATACAGTATACAAGCAGAAAGTACCACACCATACCAATACCCTGTATATGCTCTGCCCTTATCATACTGTATACAAGCAGAAAGTCCCACACCAAACCAATACCCTGTATATGCTCAGCCCTCATCATACTGTATACAAGCAGAAAGTCCCACACCAAACCAATACCCTGTATATGCTCAGCCCCCATCATACTGTATACAAGCAGAAAGTCCCACACCAAACCAATACCCTGTATATGCTCAGCCCCCATCATACTGTATACAAGCAGAAAGTCCCATACCAAACCAATACCCTGTATATGCTCAGCCCTCATCATACTGTATACAAGCAGAAAGTcccacaaaaagaaaatgtattcttacctgataaatttgtttcctcttggacatgacgagtccaaggaccatcttcattacttatgggatattctcctcctgcctgcaggaggcggcaaagagcacctacagcaaagctgttaaatagtccctcccttcccctccaaccaagtcattcgaccaaagttagaaagagaaaggaaaaaccaaaggtgcagaggtgtctgaagtttagaaaaaataacatcctgtctaaacagacagggcgggccgtggactcgtcatgtccaagaggaaacaaatttatcaggtaagaatacattttcttttcctcttaaggacatgacaagtccacggatcatcttcattagtTATGGGATACTATACCCAagcctagaggacacagatgatacgggagggacaagacaggatacctaaacagaaggcaccactgcttgaagaacctttctcccaaaagccgcctcggctgaggcaaaagtatcaaatttgtagaacttagaaaaagtgtgaagaggggaccaagtagcagctttacaaatctgttcaacagaagcttcattcttgaatgcccatgaagaagccacagctctagtagaatgagccgtaatcctctcaggaggctgcttcccAGCGGTTTCATAAGCAAACCCAATGATACTCCTCAATCAAAAAGAAAGCGAAGTAGCTGTCGCCTTTTGACCCCTTCGTTTccctgagaaaacaacaaataaagaagaggactgacgaaaatccttcgtcgcctgtaaataaaacttcaaagcatgaacaacatcaagattgtgcaaaagacgttccttctgagaagaaggattaggacacaatgaaggtacaacaatctcctggttaatgtttcgatccgaaactaccttaggaagaaaacccaacttagtacgcaagacaaccttatc
The sequence above is drawn from the Bombina bombina isolate aBomBom1 unplaced genomic scaffold, aBomBom1.pri scaffold_1035, whole genome shotgun sequence genome and encodes:
- the LOC128644130 gene encoding acylphosphatase-1 (The sequence of the model RefSeq protein was modified relative to this genomic sequence to represent the inferred CDS: added 82 bases not found in genome assembly) yields the protein MAEGDHLISVDYEVFGKVQGVFFRKYTQAEGKRLGLVGWVQNTDTGTVKGQLQGPSSCVQEMQLWLQTKGSPKSRITKAQFQNERQIVSLEYASFSVRK